A stretch of Roseibium porphyridii DNA encodes these proteins:
- a CDS encoding S41 family peptidase yields the protein MIRKASLLVVGALMGAVAVTTMSQMPLNVSVAANAAATDTYRQLNLFGDVFERVRSDYVEVPDDAQLIESAINGMLTSLDPHSSYMSPKSFRDMQVQTRGEFGGLGIEVTMEEGLVKVVSPIDETPAAKAGVLAGDLITYIDGEQVQGLTLNEAVEKMRGPVNTDIVVTIRRKGAAEPFDITITRDVIRIRSVRWREEDDVGYVRVTQFNEQTFDGLKKGIEQMSESIGEDKLKGFIIDLRNNPGGLLDQAIAVSDAFLDRGEIVSTRGREADETQRYNARAGDLTTGKPVIILVNGGSASASEIVAGALQDHRRATILGTRSFGKGSVQTIIPLGANGAIRLTTARYYTPSGNSIQAKGIVPDIEALQELPEELVGRVDTKGEAGLRGHLEADGEEESGSQAYVPADPEDDTQLKLALDLLRGVQVDSAFPPVSDSAAVKN from the coding sequence ATGATACGGAAAGCTTCCTTGCTGGTTGTCGGTGCTCTGATGGGTGCTGTGGCAGTCACGACCATGTCCCAGATGCCGCTGAACGTTTCAGTGGCGGCCAATGCGGCCGCGACGGACACTTATCGGCAGCTCAATCTGTTCGGTGACGTTTTCGAAAGAGTGCGCTCGGACTATGTGGAAGTGCCTGACGATGCGCAGCTGATCGAAAGCGCCATCAACGGAATGCTGACTTCCCTCGACCCGCACTCCAGCTACATGTCTCCAAAAAGCTTCCGGGACATGCAGGTGCAGACCCGCGGTGAATTCGGTGGCCTTGGCATCGAAGTGACGATGGAAGAGGGCCTCGTGAAAGTGGTGTCTCCGATCGATGAGACACCGGCTGCCAAAGCAGGCGTTCTTGCGGGTGACCTGATCACCTATATTGACGGCGAGCAGGTTCAGGGACTGACCCTGAATGAGGCCGTTGAAAAAATGCGCGGTCCGGTCAACACCGATATCGTTGTGACCATCCGCCGTAAGGGTGCCGCTGAACCGTTCGACATCACAATCACGCGTGACGTCATCCGCATTCGCTCTGTTCGCTGGCGCGAAGAAGACGACGTCGGATATGTGCGCGTCACGCAATTCAACGAGCAAACTTTCGACGGCTTGAAGAAAGGCATCGAGCAGATGTCTGAGAGCATCGGTGAAGACAAGCTGAAAGGCTTCATCATCGATTTGCGCAACAATCCAGGCGGATTGCTGGATCAGGCGATTGCCGTTTCAGACGCTTTCCTGGATCGCGGTGAAATTGTCTCCACGCGAGGCCGTGAGGCAGATGAAACGCAGCGCTACAATGCGCGTGCTGGCGATCTGACCACAGGCAAGCCTGTGATCATTCTGGTCAACGGTGGCTCCGCATCGGCATCCGAGATCGTTGCAGGCGCTCTTCAGGATCACCGTCGTGCCACTATTCTCGGCACCCGGTCCTTCGGCAAAGGGTCCGTGCAGACCATCATCCCGCTTGGCGCTAACGGCGCGATCCGTCTGACAACGGCTCGTTACTACACGCCGTCCGGCAATTCGATCCAGGCAAAGGGCATCGTTCCGGACATTGAAGCTTTGCAGGAACTGCCGGAAGAGCTGGTCGGTCGTGTCGACACCAAAGGTGAGGCTGGACTTCGCGGTCACCTGGAAGCCGACGGTGAAGAGGAAAGCGGCAGCCAGGCCTACGTGCCGGCAGATCCGGAAGACGACACCCAATTGAAACTCGCGCTGGATCTCCTGCGCGGCGTTCAGGTCGACAGCGCATTCCCGCCTGTCTCAGACAGCGCTGCTGTCAAAAACTAA
- a CDS encoding divergent polysaccharide deacetylase family protein, whose amino-acid sequence MSSEDLTAPLGMGKRRLVKLPFGLIGAGILSVAITTIVVWVAVVDDPIGGEPVALLPLDAVVEGVTSHDIEVVEIRPGLTGDLGPNLRPETSEDLLGPRYQMIERPDGLSHDAPVANLSINPDNRVFERTDYGFLPKISDAGVRPLDAYSRPVVSEFKSIPKIAVVLNGMGLSETGTQNAIDSLPADITFAMAPYGDDLDLWMQQARTRGHELLLQLPLEPFDFPDNDPGPHTLLVSLKPVEMMDRLAYLLTRATNYVGVIPEMGARFTSTKPSMDYLMEKLKSRGLMFVDNGASSRSLAPQVAGDQRIPYSGVDVVLDEVPRDDHIDAKLLQLESIARARGVAVASGSALPVTVRQLKEWVQDLEQRGLQLVPISATIDR is encoded by the coding sequence ATGTCGAGCGAAGATCTCACAGCTCCCTTAGGCATGGGCAAACGGCGGCTCGTGAAGCTGCCGTTTGGCCTTATCGGTGCAGGTATCCTCAGTGTCGCAATTACGACCATTGTGGTGTGGGTCGCAGTGGTGGACGATCCCATTGGCGGCGAACCTGTCGCACTCCTGCCGCTGGATGCAGTCGTCGAGGGCGTCACGTCTCACGACATCGAAGTTGTCGAAATCCGACCTGGACTCACCGGTGATCTTGGCCCCAACCTGCGGCCTGAAACGAGCGAGGATCTCCTCGGTCCGCGTTATCAGATGATCGAGCGCCCGGATGGTCTGAGCCACGATGCTCCGGTTGCGAACCTTTCGATCAATCCGGACAACAGGGTTTTTGAGCGAACCGACTACGGTTTCCTTCCCAAGATCAGCGATGCCGGAGTGCGGCCGCTCGATGCTTATTCCCGCCCTGTGGTGAGCGAATTCAAGTCGATCCCGAAAATCGCAGTTGTGTTGAACGGCATGGGGTTGAGTGAAACCGGAACGCAAAACGCAATCGACAGCCTTCCGGCAGACATAACCTTTGCCATGGCCCCTTACGGCGACGATCTTGACCTTTGGATGCAGCAGGCGCGCACCAGAGGCCATGAGCTTTTGCTGCAATTACCGCTGGAGCCGTTTGATTTCCCGGACAACGATCCAGGTCCACACACGCTGCTGGTCAGTCTGAAACCCGTGGAAATGATGGATCGGTTGGCTTACCTCCTGACCCGAGCAACCAACTATGTCGGCGTCATTCCTGAAATGGGTGCACGGTTCACCTCCACGAAGCCATCCATGGACTATCTCATGGAGAAGCTTAAGTCCCGTGGACTGATGTTTGTCGACAATGGAGCATCTTCGCGCAGCCTTGCGCCCCAGGTGGCCGGCGATCAGCGCATACCCTATAGCGGGGTCGACGTTGTTCTGGACGAAGTTCCGCGGGACGATCACATTGATGCCAAGCTGCTTCAGCTTGAAAGTATTGCTCGCGCACGGGGTGTCGCGGTGGCATCCGGATCTGCGCTACCCGTTACGGTTCGCCAGCTCAAAGAATGGGTTCAGGACCTTGAACAACGCGGTTTGCAGTTGGTACCGATCAGCGCGACCATTGATCGATAG
- a CDS encoding murein hydrolase activator EnvC family protein has product MRIVKRPLLSCLLVAALALPANGLATESVDESSQEQTELAPEVNAALERKKQREQELAALSRDIDVSTDRQAAIAREIRALDRDRETLNAKIISTSDTIKGLETELTATERRLRALGENEDAVRLSLIARRDILAEVLAALQRIGKRPPPALAVRPSDALSAVRSAILLNAVMPELKVETEALAADLEELHRLKTVIADEKNRLRGDAMRLAEERSRLELLLSAKRQEHQKSVRVLEQEQKRAEELANKAGSLQELIASLEAEIESAREAAEKSRQAALDAKQQDSRKFDPFSDPGRLAPAIAFDDAVGQLPQPVVGTLLKDFGEEDDFGGETEGQSIATRPGSNVTSPADGWVVYSGPFRSFGQLLILNTGDGYHVLLAGMDRIDAELGQFVLTGEPVGVMGATQWASASTFGLGSTQPILYVEFRKDGRAINPTPWWARTEEEKARG; this is encoded by the coding sequence ATGCGGATAGTCAAACGACCGCTCTTGAGCTGCCTGCTTGTGGCTGCACTGGCGCTGCCTGCAAACGGATTGGCGACGGAAAGCGTCGACGAGAGTTCTCAGGAGCAGACAGAACTTGCCCCGGAAGTGAACGCAGCTCTGGAGCGGAAGAAACAACGCGAGCAGGAACTGGCCGCGCTCTCTCGTGACATCGACGTATCAACTGATCGGCAGGCCGCCATCGCGCGCGAAATCAGGGCGCTTGATCGGGATCGTGAAACGCTGAATGCGAAAATCATCAGCACGTCCGACACGATCAAAGGGCTTGAAACCGAGCTGACGGCAACGGAACGTCGGTTGCGCGCACTTGGTGAGAACGAAGACGCGGTTCGACTGTCTTTGATTGCACGGCGGGATATTTTGGCAGAAGTGCTGGCAGCCCTGCAGCGAATTGGCAAACGGCCTCCGCCCGCACTTGCCGTGCGCCCCAGTGATGCTCTGTCTGCCGTACGTAGCGCCATTTTGTTGAACGCCGTTATGCCCGAGCTGAAGGTCGAAACCGAGGCGCTTGCCGCCGACCTTGAAGAATTGCACCGGCTGAAAACGGTGATCGCGGATGAAAAGAACCGACTGCGCGGCGATGCCATGCGGTTGGCTGAGGAAAGGTCGCGTCTGGAATTGCTGTTGAGCGCAAAGCGGCAGGAACATCAAAAATCGGTACGCGTGCTGGAACAAGAGCAAAAGCGCGCGGAAGAACTGGCCAACAAAGCCGGGTCCCTGCAGGAGCTGATCGCAAGTCTGGAAGCCGAAATCGAGAGTGCACGTGAGGCTGCGGAAAAGTCGCGCCAGGCTGCTCTGGACGCAAAACAACAAGATTCGCGGAAATTTGATCCGTTCTCTGACCCCGGCCGTCTTGCGCCGGCAATCGCATTTGATGATGCTGTCGGGCAGCTGCCGCAACCGGTCGTCGGCACGTTGTTGAAGGATTTCGGTGAAGAAGATGATTTTGGTGGGGAGACCGAAGGTCAATCTATCGCCACAAGGCCGGGCTCTAATGTAACCTCACCTGCAGACGGTTGGGTTGTTTATTCAGGTCCGTTCCGATCTTTCGGACAGCTCTTGATCCTGAATACGGGTGATGGCTACCATGTGCTCCTGGCCGGTATGGACCGGATAGACGCGGAATTGGGGCAGTTTGTTTTGACCGGGGAACCGGTCGGTGTGATGGGCGCGACCCAATGGGCGAGCGCTTCGACTTTCGGCTTGGGTTCAACCCAACCGATCCTATATGTTGAATTTCGAAAAGACGGCCGTGCGATAAACCCCACACCTTGGTGGGCGCGCACAGAAGAGGAAAAGGCTCGCGGATGA